The Celeribacter baekdonensis genomic interval GTCCGATTTGTCCTAATTTGTTATGAGGTAATATATTTGGACGTAGCAATGGACACTTTTCCAGCCGGAGTTGGCGAAAAACTTCAATTTTACATCTACCGACTGATCGATCCTCGTAACGGCGAAACGTTCTATGTTGGCAAGGGCAAAGGAAATCGGATTTTCCAGCACATAAACGCCACTCTCGCCAGCGATGTAACCGCTAATGGCAGCGATGACGTTGATGGCGATCTCATGCTGGACGATGAAGAAAGCCTAAAGGTGAAGCGGATAAATGACATTCGACGATCCGGCCTGAATGTCATACATATCATTCATAGACATGGGATTGATAACGCCAAAACGGCGTATGAGGTGGAGGCATCTCTTATCGATGCCTATTCCGGATTGTCGAATAAATCTGCGGGCCATCACAGCAACGATCGCGGGCCCATGCATGCGCAGGAGATTGTTGACAAGTATGCGTTGCCTGAAGTTGATCTCGGGAACAAAAAACTCATACTGATCAACATAAACTCTTCTGATCACAATTCAGAGCAAGAACTACTTGACCGTGTCAGATATGCTTGGCGGATATCGGAGCATC includes:
- a CDS encoding LEM-3-like GIY-YIG domain-containing protein, whose amino-acid sequence is MDTFPAGVGEKLQFYIYRLIDPRNGETFYVGKGKGNRIFQHINATLASDVTANGSDDVDGDLMLDDEESLKVKRINDIRRSGLNVIHIIHRHGIDNAKTAYEVEASLIDAYSGLSNKSAGHHSNDRGPMHAQEIVDKYALPEVDLGNKKLILININSSDHNSEQELLDRVRYAWRISEHRAKQADFILAVIHGIVRGIFVAERWLPATLDNFPATRFAETSSSRFGFYGKKAPEEVWNHYVGARGKRLPEGVRHKGQNPIRYYNC